From Glycine soja cultivar W05 chromosome 4, ASM419377v2, whole genome shotgun sequence, the proteins below share one genomic window:
- the LOC114408832 gene encoding cytokinin riboside 5'-monophosphate phosphoribohydrolase LOG8-like isoform X1: protein MEEGYPRSKFKTVCVFCGSNSGNRQVFGDAAIQLGNELVKRNIDLVYGGGSVGLMGLISQRVYDGGCHVLGIIPKALMPLEISGETVGEVRIVSDMHERKAAMAQEADAFVALPGGYGTMEELLEMITWAQLGIHKKPVGLLNVDGYYNCLLALFDNGVKEGFIKPCARNIVVSATSAKELMMKMEHYTPSHEHVAPHQSWQMKQLGNIQMQSETVIDGRFFSEN, encoded by the exons ATGGAGGAAGGGTACCCCAGAAGCAAGTTCAAGACCGTGTGTGTCTTCTGTGGCAGCAACAGTGGCAACCGACAAGTCTTCGGTGACGCTGCGATTCAATTGGGCAATGAACTG GTTAAGAGGAACATAGACTTGGTGTATGGTGGGGGCAGTGTTGGGCTGATGGGCTTAATATCTCAGAGAGTGTATGATGGAGGCTGCCATGTCCTAGG GATCATTCCAAAAGCTCTCATGCCTCTCGAG ATATCTGGTGAAACAGTAGGTGAAGTGAGGATTGTTTCAGATATGCACGAGCGTAAGGCTGCAATGGCACAAGAAGCTGATGCATTTGTTGCTCTCCCTG GAGGATATGGAACCATGGAAGAGCTGTTGGAGATGATAACTTGGGCCCAACTTGGAATCCATAAAAAACCG GTTGGTCTACTGAATGTTGACGGTTACTATAACTGTTTGCTTGCATTATTTGACAATGGTGTTAAAGAAGGTTTCATTAAGCCTTGTGCACGGAATATAGTTGTCTCTGCTACGTCAGCCAAAGAACTTATGATGAAAATGGAG CACTACACTCCTTCGCACGAACATGTTGCCCCTCATCAGAGCTGGCAGATGAAACAATTAGGTAATATCCAGATGCAGAGTGAGACTGTTATTGATGGAAGGTTTTTCTCCGAAAATTGA
- the LOC114408832 gene encoding cytokinin riboside 5'-monophosphate phosphoribohydrolase LOG8-like isoform X2, translating into MGLISQRVYDGGCHVLGIIPKALMPLEISGETVGEVRIVSDMHERKAAMAQEADAFVALPGGYGTMEELLEMITWAQLGIHKKPVGLLNVDGYYNCLLALFDNGVKEGFIKPCARNIVVSATSAKELMMKMEHYTPSHEHVAPHQSWQMKQLGNIQMQSETVIDGRFFSEN; encoded by the exons ATGGGCTTAATATCTCAGAGAGTGTATGATGGAGGCTGCCATGTCCTAGG GATCATTCCAAAAGCTCTCATGCCTCTCGAG ATATCTGGTGAAACAGTAGGTGAAGTGAGGATTGTTTCAGATATGCACGAGCGTAAGGCTGCAATGGCACAAGAAGCTGATGCATTTGTTGCTCTCCCTG GAGGATATGGAACCATGGAAGAGCTGTTGGAGATGATAACTTGGGCCCAACTTGGAATCCATAAAAAACCG GTTGGTCTACTGAATGTTGACGGTTACTATAACTGTTTGCTTGCATTATTTGACAATGGTGTTAAAGAAGGTTTCATTAAGCCTTGTGCACGGAATATAGTTGTCTCTGCTACGTCAGCCAAAGAACTTATGATGAAAATGGAG CACTACACTCCTTCGCACGAACATGTTGCCCCTCATCAGAGCTGGCAGATGAAACAATTAGGTAATATCCAGATGCAGAGTGAGACTGTTATTGATGGAAGGTTTTTCTCCGAAAATTGA